The Sneathiella sp. P13V-1 genome includes a window with the following:
- a CDS encoding branched-chain amino acid ABC transporter permease, giving the protein MEWIFLSELAINGALTGLLYSLFAIGLVLIYKASSVPNLAQGGLTMIGAYVVLALARDVGLPLWAAIPLAAIVMFGLGFAIERVALRRLAGRPVVMILMLTLGLDIFLRGTTLAIWGGTSRSMELGISYDPLFLGEIFISRIHLVGAGVALALFVAFMLFFQTRTGIKLRAIADDYMASWSVGISVERGVGLSWALASVVAVAAGVIWGEIQGVDQALSLLLLKGLTVAVLGGLDSILGAVIAGIILGVVENVGADFLDPLVGGGSRELIVAAVLILTVMIRPHGLFGRHDIERV; this is encoded by the coding sequence ATGGAATGGATTTTTCTATCAGAACTTGCGATCAACGGAGCCTTGACGGGTCTGCTATATTCGCTATTCGCTATCGGCCTTGTGCTGATCTACAAAGCATCCTCGGTGCCCAATCTGGCGCAGGGCGGGCTGACAATGATCGGGGCCTATGTGGTCCTGGCGTTAGCACGCGACGTGGGCTTGCCGCTCTGGGCCGCCATTCCACTCGCCGCAATAGTCATGTTCGGCTTGGGGTTTGCTATTGAGCGTGTTGCTCTGCGCCGTCTCGCAGGTCGGCCGGTCGTCATGATCCTGATGTTGACACTCGGCCTTGACATTTTTCTGCGGGGTACGACGCTTGCGATCTGGGGCGGGACGTCACGTTCTATGGAGCTGGGCATCAGCTATGATCCGCTGTTCCTGGGCGAAATCTTCATCAGCCGCATCCATCTGGTCGGTGCCGGTGTTGCGCTCGCCTTGTTTGTCGCCTTCATGCTGTTCTTCCAAACCCGGACCGGGATCAAGTTGCGAGCGATCGCGGATGATTACATGGCTTCGTGGTCTGTCGGCATCTCGGTTGAACGCGGAGTTGGCTTGTCCTGGGCGCTGGCATCTGTTGTTGCCGTCGCCGCAGGCGTTATCTGGGGCGAAATTCAGGGTGTCGATCAGGCGCTGTCGCTGTTGCTTCTCAAGGGTCTGACGGTTGCCGTTCTCGGTGGTCTCGACAGTATTCTGGGCGCGGTGATCGCGGGCATCATCCTGGGCGTCGTCGAAAACGTTGGCGCTGATTTCCTCGATCCTCTTGTCGGAGGCGGAAGCCGTGAGCTTATCGTCGCTGCCGTGCTCATTCTTACGGTCATGATCCGTCCGCACGGGCTGTTTGGTCGTCACGACATCGAAAGGGTGTAA